The Acidicapsa acidisoli genome contains a region encoding:
- the rplM gene encoding 50S ribosomal protein L13 — MSTYIPSAKEINRKWFVVDASGKTLGRLATKAADVLSGKLNPQYVPYIDTGDHVIVINAEKIVLTGLKSQQKLYRRYTGFPGGLREESFTRLLNRRPEKIIEEAVKGMLPKNKMGRQMGTKLKVYRGDKHPHEAQTPEVLEVIA; from the coding sequence ATGTCAACCTATATTCCGAGCGCGAAAGAGATCAACCGCAAGTGGTTCGTCGTGGACGCCAGCGGCAAGACGCTGGGCCGCCTGGCCACCAAGGCCGCCGATGTGCTGAGCGGAAAACTTAACCCCCAGTATGTTCCGTACATTGACACCGGCGATCACGTCATCGTCATCAATGCGGAGAAGATCGTGCTGACCGGCCTGAAGTCGCAGCAGAAGCTCTATCGCCGCTACACCGGTTTCCCCGGCGGTCTGCGCGAAGAGTCGTTCACGCGCCTGTTGAATCGCCGTCCCGAAAAGATCATTGAAGAAGCCGTCAAGGGCATGCTGCCGAAGAACAAGATGGGCCGCCAGATGGGCACCAAACTGAAGGTCTATCGCGGCGATAAGCATCCCCACGAGGCGCAGACACCGGAAGTTTTGGAAGT
- a CDS encoding Uma2 family endonuclease, which yields MAATIHIPLCDYLGTSYRPDREYVDGEIRERNVGKWEHARIQALLAIWFGNHESDWGILVSTEQRVQVSRDRVRVPDLVILRSGPQPDVLTDPPLLVIEILSPDDSYSDTQERAQDYRDMGVETVWIVDPKTRTGRMCSGAEWTEARRLVVSGTPLYVELDEIFSRIGTRK from the coding sequence ATGGCTGCCACCATACACATTCCGCTCTGCGATTATCTCGGAACCAGCTATCGCCCTGATCGCGAGTACGTGGACGGGGAGATTCGGGAGCGGAACGTGGGTAAATGGGAGCACGCACGAATTCAGGCGCTATTGGCAATCTGGTTTGGTAACCACGAGTCTGACTGGGGCATTCTTGTCAGCACGGAACAGCGGGTGCAGGTTTCGCGAGATCGCGTCCGCGTTCCGGACTTGGTTATCCTGAGATCAGGTCCGCAGCCTGACGTCCTGACCGATCCGCCGTTGCTTGTCATCGAGATTTTGTCGCCGGATGACAGCTATTCCGACACCCAGGAGCGCGCCCAGGATTACCGGGACATGGGCGTGGAGACTGTGTGGATCGTCGACCCGAAAACCCGGACCGGGCGAATGTGCTCGGGCGCGGAGTGGACGGAAGCGCGGCGGCTGGTAGTTTCCGGCACTCCCTTGTATGTCGAACTCGACGAAATCTTCAGCCGGATCGGCACCCGGAAATAA